From a region of the Geothrix sp. 21YS21S-2 genome:
- a CDS encoding sensor histidine kinase — translation MNPITSSRARLGTYLLGWVPIVALLTFVAMSQGWRLAEALVLGVPMCAGGAFLFLSSWYLCRALPLRSTRLGSHWTAWILAAVIMAALWAWAGVALAWCLDKLTPLAGLYHRAQAALPTLLGIGVVLYLATLTLHYLLDAVDLGKLSEAREAEFRILAQDAELRALRAQLNPHFLFNSLNSISALTTIDPPRARAMCILLSDFLRGSLRLGEKRLVSLSEEVDLLKAYLSIEQIRFGSRLQVQWEIDPSTLGEPIPALLLQPLVENAIKHGIAGLTEGGVVRVASRREGNVLELLVENPVDADTPVVPGLGLGLRQVRSRLQMRFGDRMRFEAGTSDGVHRVRMVFPSEVKP, via the coding sequence GTGAACCCCATCACCAGCAGCCGCGCCCGCTTGGGGACCTACCTCCTGGGGTGGGTCCCCATCGTGGCGCTCCTGACCTTCGTGGCCATGAGCCAGGGCTGGCGCCTCGCGGAGGCCCTGGTGCTCGGGGTGCCCATGTGCGCGGGGGGGGCGTTCCTGTTCCTGTCCTCCTGGTACCTGTGCCGCGCCCTGCCGCTGCGGTCCACGCGCCTGGGAAGCCACTGGACCGCGTGGATCCTGGCGGCCGTGATCATGGCCGCCCTCTGGGCCTGGGCGGGCGTGGCCCTGGCCTGGTGCCTGGACAAGCTGACGCCCCTGGCCGGGCTCTACCACCGGGCCCAGGCGGCCCTGCCCACCCTGCTGGGCATCGGCGTGGTGCTCTACCTGGCCACGCTCACCCTCCACTACCTCCTGGACGCCGTGGACCTGGGCAAGCTCTCCGAGGCCCGGGAGGCGGAGTTCCGCATCCTGGCCCAGGACGCCGAGCTCCGCGCCCTCAGGGCCCAGCTCAACCCCCACTTCCTGTTCAACAGCCTCAACTCCATCAGCGCCCTCACCACCATCGACCCTCCCAGGGCGCGCGCCATGTGCATCCTCCTCTCGGACTTCCTGCGCGGCAGCCTGCGCCTGGGGGAGAAGCGCCTGGTCTCCCTGTCGGAGGAGGTGGACCTGCTCAAGGCCTACCTCTCCATCGAGCAGATCCGGTTCGGCAGCCGGCTCCAGGTCCAGTGGGAGATCGACCCGTCCACCCTGGGCGAGCCGATCCCCGCCCTCCTCCTGCAGCCCCTGGTGGAGAACGCCATCAAACACGGCATCGCCGGCCTCACCGAGGGCGGCGTGGTGCGCGTGGCCTCCCGCCGGGAGGGCAACGTGCTCGAGCTCCTGGTGGAGAACCCCGTGGATGCGGACACCCCGGTCGTGCCCGGCCTGGGCCTCGGGCTCAGGCAGGTGCGGAGCCGGCTCCAGATGCGGTTCGGGGACCGCATGCGGTTCGAGGCGGGCACGTCGGACGGGGTCCACCGGGTCCGGATGGTCTTTCCAAGCGAGGTCAAGCCATGA